The following coding sequences lie in one Treponema sp. OMZ 790 genomic window:
- a CDS encoding ABC transporter ATP-binding protein yields the protein MENKEVVLDVKNLRLYYHTSAGIVKALDDVSFQLHAGETLGLVGESGCGKTTTGMALLKMPSPPGRVEENSQIIINGRDIVPLSDSEIRKNVRWQEISMVFQGAMNSLTPVYTIGKQMLETLREHKEMSDKEAQDLMEEYLGYVGLPPEVLNRYPHELSGGMKQRVVIASGLFLKPKLVILDEPTTALDVIVQAQIINLLKELKQKFKLSFIFITHDLSLEAEISDRICVMYAGKIAELGTNDQIYGKEPMHPYTQKLLQATPLLRKRVSELSYIPGTPPDLISPPKGCRFNPRCHCTMDKCFEVEPPLIEVEPGHQVACWRCVK from the coding sequence ATGGAAAATAAAGAAGTAGTTCTTGACGTAAAAAATTTACGATTGTACTATCACACCTCCGCAGGTATTGTAAAAGCCTTGGATGATGTGAGTTTTCAGCTTCATGCCGGTGAAACGCTCGGACTTGTAGGCGAGTCGGGCTGCGGTAAAACCACAACGGGCATGGCTCTGCTTAAAATGCCCTCTCCTCCCGGCAGGGTAGAAGAGAATTCTCAAATTATAATCAATGGAAGGGATATTGTTCCTCTTTCCGATTCGGAGATAAGAAAGAATGTGCGCTGGCAGGAAATTTCGATGGTCTTCCAAGGAGCCATGAACAGCTTAACTCCGGTTTACACAATCGGGAAGCAAATGCTTGAAACCTTGCGGGAACACAAGGAAATGAGCGATAAAGAAGCTCAAGATCTTATGGAAGAGTATCTGGGATATGTCGGTCTTCCGCCTGAGGTATTAAACCGTTATCCGCACGAGCTTTCGGGAGGAATGAAGCAGAGGGTTGTTATAGCAAGCGGTTTATTTTTAAAACCGAAACTCGTTATCTTGGATGAACCTACCACAGCCCTCGACGTTATCGTTCAGGCCCAGATCATAAATCTTTTAAAAGAGCTAAAACAAAAATTTAAGCTTTCGTTTATATTTATTACTCACGACTTATCGCTTGAAGCCGAGATTTCGGATAGGATTTGTGTTATGTACGCAGGAAAAATTGCCGAGCTTGGAACTAACGATCAGATATACGGTAAGGAACCCATGCATCCTTACACACAAAAGCTTTTACAGGCAACGCCTCTTTTGAGAAAGAGGGTGAGCGAACTTTCCTATATTCCGGGAACTCCGCCCGACCTTATTTCTCCGCCCAAGGGCTGCCGCTTTAATCCGAGGTGCCATTGTACAATGGATAAATGCTTTGAAGTTGAACCTCCGCTTATTGAGGTTGAACCGGGACATCAAGTAGCATGCTGGAGGTGTGTAAAATGA
- a CDS encoding ABC transporter permease: MNNFIDRFKEFWNDFKKEKIGIVAIVLLSILVLLIILEPIVLPFKGTNYNWHNISYWEDNPASAPPIWSELFSSKKSARTVQLTEPEISEETSEHFGPAVVYSFKYNYKYDKNPNNIVFRAELTGDIIMSMDVVRPDGNRIELGIFQKGNLQEHHSRFTVLTDARSTMQQFTASYGATPTSGNANPVQLLFSEASKTMYREKKPLKGEYIFKFVVPKDVANNQANKIENPRVVIPGSVSGLLGTDLNKRDVFSGVMAGLKWALLIGLVASIISVLVGVMYGIISAYFGGRVDTVMMFIFEIVVSVPIIPILIVSAAVFKPSIWMIILALIIFGWTGSVKTVRSMALQIKEETYIEAAKALGAGKWRIILKHIAPLLLPYSFAIMASSVPGAIIFESSLSLLGLGDPSIVTWGQILHDAQTSGATLNGLWWWIIPPGLFIALLGMIFAFLGFAMDKILHPKLRTR; this comes from the coding sequence ATGAATAATTTCATTGATAGGTTTAAAGAATTTTGGAACGATTTTAAAAAAGAAAAAATAGGAATAGTTGCAATAGTTCTTTTAAGTATACTTGTGCTTTTGATTATTCTTGAGCCGATTGTATTGCCTTTTAAAGGAACAAACTATAATTGGCATAATATTTCGTATTGGGAAGATAACCCTGCTTCCGCTCCTCCAATATGGTCAGAGCTTTTTAGTTCAAAAAAATCGGCAAGGACGGTTCAGCTTACCGAGCCTGAAATTAGCGAAGAAACATCTGAGCATTTCGGTCCTGCTGTAGTTTATAGCTTTAAGTATAACTATAAATACGATAAAAACCCCAATAACATTGTTTTTAGAGCAGAGCTTACAGGCGATATTATAATGAGTATGGATGTTGTGCGTCCCGACGGAAACCGCATCGAACTCGGGATTTTTCAAAAAGGAAATTTACAGGAACATCACAGCCGTTTTACGGTTTTAACGGATGCAAGATCTACAATGCAGCAATTTACGGCTTCTTATGGTGCAACTCCTACCTCCGGAAATGCAAACCCTGTTCAGCTTTTATTCTCTGAAGCTTCAAAGACCATGTACAGGGAGAAAAAGCCCTTAAAAGGGGAATACATTTTTAAATTCGTTGTTCCGAAAGATGTTGCAAATAATCAGGCAAACAAGATTGAAAATCCGCGAGTAGTAATTCCCGGTTCCGTTTCGGGGCTTTTAGGTACCGATTTAAATAAGAGAGATGTTTTTTCGGGTGTTATGGCCGGTTTAAAATGGGCTCTTTTAATAGGTCTTGTTGCAAGTATTATTTCGGTTTTGGTCGGTGTTATGTACGGCATTATAAGTGCCTACTTCGGCGGAAGGGTCGATACGGTTATGATGTTCATCTTTGAAATAGTAGTATCTGTTCCGATCATTCCTATATTGATTGTATCGGCTGCCGTTTTTAAACCGAGTATATGGATGATAATCCTCGCTCTCATTATCTTCGGCTGGACAGGTTCGGTAAAGACAGTCCGCTCAATGGCCTTACAGATAAAGGAAGAAACCTATATTGAGGCTGCAAAGGCCCTAGGGGCCGGAAAATGGAGGATAATCCTTAAACACATTGCTCCTCTTCTTTTACCTTACTCCTTTGCAATTATGGCAAGTTCGGTTCCGGGTGCCATCATCTTTGAATCCTCTCTTTCTCTTTTAGGTTTGGGAGATCCTTCTATCGTAACATGGGGACAAATTCTTCACGATGCCCAGACTTCGGGCGCAACCTTAAACGGTCTATGGTGGTGGATTATTCCTCCCGGTCTTTTTATAGCTCTTTTGGGCATGATATTTGCATTCCTAGGTTTTGCAATGGATAAGATTTTACATCCCAAACTGAGGACAAGGTAA
- a CDS encoding ABC transporter permease: MYKWYALKRILRGVIIYSILIFIFSFLFNQINEKVQRSQILEMVRAEAKGLKNMTAEQIMMWRKDQELTLIKQYKLDRPLVERVLNNAKRILTFDFGKSTTIKSLTGSQEVIKILGEAIPRTLLLFTTAFVISTLIGLALGLKKAQKPGGRTDKVTSLITLIIYGMPTWWLAMLLIFLFVYTAPLFPSGGVNSVPVPEGIWFVFDRIKHLALPILTLVCLGFWSTAYVIRNLVLGTLQEDFIMSARARGIPEKKVLHGHTLRTCAPPLVTMILLSFLASMAGNIIFEGIFSWPGLGQLYWIAVQQNDIPVLMGDLAITTGLYQMGLIVLDLIYGFLDPRIKVGGKA, translated from the coding sequence ATGTATAAGTGGTATGCGCTTAAGCGTATTTTACGCGGTGTAATAATATATTCCATTCTTATTTTTATATTTTCATTTTTGTTTAATCAGATAAATGAAAAAGTTCAGCGTAGCCAGATATTGGAAATGGTACGTGCTGAAGCAAAGGGTCTAAAAAATATGACAGCCGAACAGATAATGATGTGGCGTAAAGACCAAGAATTGACCCTTATTAAACAATATAAATTGGATAGACCCTTGGTTGAGAGAGTTTTAAATAACGCAAAAAGGATTCTGACCTTTGACTTCGGTAAATCGACGACGATTAAATCCTTAACCGGCTCTCAAGAAGTTATTAAAATACTCGGAGAAGCAATTCCAAGAACCCTCTTGCTTTTTACGACTGCCTTTGTAATTAGTACCCTGATCGGTCTGGCATTGGGGTTAAAAAAAGCTCAAAAACCGGGAGGCCGAACCGATAAGGTTACAAGTTTGATAACTCTTATCATTTACGGTATGCCTACCTGGTGGCTGGCCATGCTTTTAATATTTTTGTTTGTTTATACAGCCCCGCTTTTTCCGTCAGGAGGAGTAAACTCGGTTCCCGTTCCCGAAGGAATTTGGTTTGTTTTTGACAGAATTAAACATCTTGCTCTTCCTATTCTTACACTGGTTTGTTTAGGTTTTTGGAGTACGGCTTACGTTATCCGAAACCTTGTATTAGGTACCTTACAGGAAGATTTTATAATGAGTGCAAGGGCGAGAGGTATCCCCGAAAAAAAAGTTCTTCACGGACATACCTTGAGAACCTGTGCTCCTCCTTTGGTAACCATGATTTTGTTGTCATTTTTGGCTTCAATGGCGGGAAATATCATATTTGAAGGTATTTTCTCTTGGCCGGGTCTGGGGCAGCTTTATTGGATCGCCGTTCAGCAAAACGATATACCCGTTTTAATGGGAGATTTGGCTATCACGACAGGCCTTTATCAGATGGGGCTTATAGTTCTCGATTTGATTTACGGCTTTTTAGATCCGCGTATAAAAGTTGGAGGCAAGGCATGA
- a CDS encoding ABC transporter substrate-binding protein produces the protein MKSFVKFLACMLAVALVFTACGGGAGTAAGGKSPVKNGTYVDKVVYSVSTDQTVALKDVIEGKADLMFTSVPPVLLSGLSDEDRDKIDIYPVPTGYWSLLFNPIPNKAPYVWKTESGEEMFNPVAIKEVRYAFNWLINRKKLVDELLLGEGSPMYTPCTVGLPGAYRYNILASKFGITETGDEQKAINMIEAAMQKASNLPANKGKLVKENGKWMYKGKPVSIKSIMRVDDPTGRLPAARYIHAQIEKAGLTVEPFERDRKTAGALVYGGNPANYDWTMYLEGWGSGGFYVTWETPLCQMYTPFYGYMPGGGEAEFWNYTNEKLDVLGKKAAYGQYLTAEEFFKETNEMCALGMSEAVRVYVVSQNDLYVANKARFNSRLFYGTSDGFNGWTIRCADVKPDTDGPYKGKRVLRVLQYSAQGSLFMAEWDPVGGQGFSDAYSSPFYNTVTDRASFDNPAVGRLEFAMSTVDVANAKFAPKFVPTGKKTDEGDDELVMGGDIPVPAEAVTYDTASKKWVSVEPGQTVATSATGKLVDGYHWHHGEPVDINDVRYAYAFALEWAIQDGESDRYYDAPLSGVTLPSLKNTKGIVFNKDGSITTYSNYFHAPIPRDTAIDVGGLSVKAANPGRRTNVPWEIYEALAEIVVHGSKSGTVYNFAKDGGERGVEANVKNPDCLADIKAKLEEFIASKHIPESLKGFVDEDYAVKRYKASIAFIEKYGNAYITTGPLMFEKIDPITSSVVLTNFDKYPYKSDYFPNMFRTDLTEIQHIKAPVAPSADKDAVFEVTVSKYAYPEIERVPLDKGKVEGKLQLPSGGEKVYPAVSAGGGKFTITVPASDLAKFEKGVEYIMVVLTSIADEPPSANSASMTILK, from the coding sequence ATGAAAAGTTTTGTTAAATTTTTGGCGTGTATGCTTGCAGTGGCTTTGGTATTTACTGCATGCGGAGGCGGTGCAGGAACTGCCGCCGGAGGTAAAAGCCCGGTAAAAAACGGTACCTATGTAGATAAGGTTGTCTATTCCGTAAGTACAGATCAAACAGTTGCGTTGAAGGATGTTATTGAAGGAAAAGCCGATCTCATGTTTACATCGGTTCCGCCCGTACTTTTGTCGGGTTTAAGCGATGAAGACAGGGATAAGATAGATATTTACCCTGTTCCGACAGGTTATTGGTCTCTTCTATTTAATCCTATTCCTAACAAGGCCCCATATGTTTGGAAGACCGAATCAGGAGAGGAAATGTTTAACCCTGTTGCCATCAAGGAAGTCCGCTATGCTTTTAACTGGTTAATCAACAGAAAAAAATTGGTAGATGAGCTTCTTCTGGGTGAAGGTTCTCCTATGTACACACCTTGTACTGTAGGTCTCCCCGGAGCATACCGCTACAATATTTTGGCTTCCAAATTCGGTATTACCGAAACAGGCGATGAGCAAAAAGCCATAAACATGATTGAAGCTGCCATGCAAAAAGCTTCAAATTTGCCTGCAAACAAGGGAAAACTTGTAAAAGAAAACGGCAAATGGATGTACAAAGGTAAACCTGTTTCTATTAAGTCCATAATGCGTGTTGACGATCCTACGGGACGTCTTCCTGCAGCCCGCTATATCCATGCTCAAATCGAAAAAGCCGGTCTTACAGTTGAACCATTTGAGCGTGATCGAAAAACAGCCGGTGCCCTTGTTTACGGAGGAAATCCTGCTAACTATGATTGGACGATGTATCTTGAAGGCTGGGGCTCAGGCGGTTTCTATGTAACTTGGGAAACTCCTCTTTGCCAGATGTATACTCCCTTCTATGGCTATATGCCCGGAGGCGGAGAAGCCGAATTCTGGAATTATACAAACGAAAAACTTGATGTTTTAGGTAAAAAGGCTGCTTACGGACAGTATCTGACTGCCGAAGAGTTCTTTAAAGAAACCAATGAAATGTGTGCTCTTGGTATGAGTGAGGCTGTACGTGTCTATGTTGTTTCACAAAATGACCTTTATGTTGCTAACAAGGCAAGATTTAACTCACGTCTCTTCTACGGAACCTCTGACGGTTTTAACGGCTGGACAATCAGATGTGCCGATGTAAAACCGGATACCGACGGACCATATAAGGGAAAGAGGGTATTGCGCGTATTGCAGTATTCGGCTCAAGGTTCTTTATTTATGGCAGAATGGGATCCTGTAGGCGGTCAAGGTTTCAGCGATGCATATAGCTCTCCCTTCTATAATACCGTTACCGATCGTGCAAGCTTTGATAATCCTGCTGTAGGACGCTTGGAATTTGCTATGTCAACGGTTGATGTTGCAAATGCTAAATTTGCTCCCAAATTTGTTCCTACCGGCAAGAAAACCGATGAAGGTGATGATGAACTTGTAATGGGCGGCGATATTCCCGTTCCTGCCGAAGCAGTTACATACGACACAGCTTCAAAAAAATGGGTTTCCGTTGAACCGGGACAGACTGTTGCAACCTCTGCAACAGGTAAGCTCGTAGACGGTTATCATTGGCATCACGGCGAACCTGTCGATATTAATGATGTTCGATATGCCTATGCTTTTGCCCTTGAATGGGCCATCCAAGACGGAGAGAGCGACCGTTACTATGATGCACCTTTAAGCGGTGTAACTCTCCCCAGTCTTAAAAACACAAAGGGTATAGTCTTTAATAAGGACGGTTCAATTACTACTTACAGTAACTACTTCCATGCTCCTATCCCGAGAGATACAGCTATTGATGTAGGCGGTTTAAGCGTAAAGGCTGCTAACCCAGGACGAAGAACAAACGTACCTTGGGAAATTTATGAAGCCTTGGCCGAAATCGTAGTACACGGCTCAAAGAGCGGAACCGTTTATAACTTTGCTAAAGACGGCGGAGAGCGCGGTGTTGAAGCAAACGTTAAAAACCCCGATTGTCTTGCAGATATCAAGGCCAAGTTGGAAGAATTTATTGCTTCAAAACACATACCTGAATCCTTGAAGGGTTTTGTAGATGAAGACTACGCCGTTAAAAGATACAAGGCCTCTATAGCCTTTATCGAAAAATACGGAAATGCCTATATCACAACAGGCCCCTTAATGTTCGAAAAAATCGATCCTATAACAAGCTCCGTTGTATTGACAAACTTCGATAAGTATCCCTATAAGAGCGACTACTTCCCGAATATGTTTAGAACAGATCTTACCGAAATTCAGCATATAAAAGCTCCTGTAGCTCCTTCAGCCGACAAGGATGCCGTATTTGAAGTTACGGTATCTAAATATGCTTATCCCGAAATCGAAAGAGTTCCTCTCGATAAGGGTAAGGTTGAAGGTAAACTTCAGCTTCCTTCAGGCGGTGAAAAAGTTTATCCTGCCGTATCTGCCGGCGGAGGTAAGTTTACAATTACCGTGCCCGCTTCAGATTTAGCTAAATTTGAAAAAGGTGTAGAGTACATAATGGTTGTATTAACATCCATTGCAGATGAACCGCCTTCAGCTAACTCGGCAAGTATGACAATCCTTAAATAA
- a CDS encoding ABC transporter substrate-binding protein — protein sequence MKKFMVLIVTLVLAFSLIACGGNGTATTTTNERPFVVASAEFNGDFYIGWTNSSYDNDIRKLVWAFGLIEDTPEGQTIDSPLVAEKKVSDDLKTWTYKIVKGAKFHNGEALTASDVKFTYDFYMDTKALADTGGTSTINDHLESVELDEAANTVTFHLKKASYTVDLDVFAFYIFPEETFTKGAKEEGLTVQQYVKKNISKPIGYGPYKMVEYKEGEYVKLEAYKDYLGKAPAIKEVIVKVVPTETELDQLIQGEVDMLTQQGQPEKIDAVKDKPGFAYTNYYRHGGGTVVLHCDFGPTSLTEVRQAFAYVLNRPKIIELFLGQYGISSNGPYSKNDWTLWDDDEKNLIGTAAVGKFESTLTNYDILDKDGKFDEEANIAKAHELLDKAAKRTDGDYAKLTGNAKSGYLWEGKPLEIKITYTPFWSDTYNLVWNDAYVSKLGFKVSLTGLDWPVMYSHWTGDTEEERTYHAFVGGVSYTLKANPKNDYATKLIMPWGQPSTNNYMFSGGSSYTPAEWDQLLDDIENAHPVTGREEYRKNWRKFIVAVNREVPVIPVYSNNYFDLFTDKLENFHSHALWNWARALPNANWKK from the coding sequence ATGAAAAAATTTATGGTGTTAATTGTAACACTGGTGCTGGCTTTTTCCTTAATCGCATGCGGCGGAAACGGTACAGCAACAACAACGACCAACGAAAGACCTTTCGTTGTAGCTTCAGCCGAGTTTAACGGCGACTTTTACATCGGCTGGACAAATTCGTCTTATGACAACGATATCCGAAAACTTGTTTGGGCATTCGGTCTTATCGAAGACACCCCGGAAGGTCAGACTATTGATTCACCCCTCGTTGCAGAAAAGAAGGTAAGCGATGATCTTAAAACATGGACTTACAAAATTGTAAAGGGAGCAAAATTCCACAACGGCGAAGCTTTAACTGCAAGCGATGTAAAGTTTACTTATGATTTTTACATGGATACTAAAGCCTTAGCCGACACCGGCGGAACCTCAACCATCAATGATCACCTTGAAAGTGTTGAGCTTGATGAAGCTGCAAATACCGTAACCTTCCATCTTAAAAAGGCCAGTTACACAGTAGACCTGGATGTTTTCGCTTTCTATATTTTCCCCGAAGAAACCTTTACAAAAGGAGCAAAGGAAGAAGGACTTACAGTTCAGCAGTATGTTAAAAAGAACATCTCAAAACCCATCGGTTACGGCCCCTACAAGATGGTCGAATATAAAGAAGGTGAATATGTTAAGTTGGAAGCCTATAAAGACTATTTAGGAAAAGCACCCGCTATTAAAGAAGTAATCGTTAAGGTTGTACCCACCGAAACAGAACTTGACCAGCTAATTCAAGGTGAAGTAGATATGTTGACACAGCAGGGTCAGCCGGAAAAAATCGATGCAGTAAAGGACAAGCCCGGCTTTGCATATACAAACTACTACAGGCACGGAGGCGGAACAGTTGTCTTGCATTGTGACTTCGGTCCCACTTCTCTTACAGAAGTTAGACAGGCCTTTGCCTATGTTCTTAACAGACCGAAAATTATCGAACTTTTCTTAGGCCAATACGGTATTTCTTCTAACGGTCCCTATTCCAAAAACGACTGGACCTTGTGGGACGATGATGAAAAAAACCTTATCGGAACAGCTGCCGTAGGTAAATTTGAAAGCACATTAACCAACTATGACATCTTGGATAAAGACGGAAAATTCGATGAAGAAGCAAACATTGCAAAAGCTCATGAGCTCCTTGACAAAGCAGCCAAGAGAACTGACGGAGATTACGCAAAACTTACAGGTAACGCAAAGTCAGGCTACCTTTGGGAAGGTAAACCCCTTGAAATCAAGATCACTTACACACCTTTCTGGTCAGACACATACAACCTCGTATGGAACGATGCCTATGTTTCAAAGCTCGGCTTTAAAGTATCATTAACAGGTCTTGATTGGCCCGTAATGTACAGCCACTGGACAGGAGACACCGAAGAAGAAAGGACCTATCATGCTTTCGTAGGCGGTGTAAGCTATACACTTAAAGCCAATCCAAAGAACGACTATGCGACAAAACTTATTATGCCTTGGGGACAGCCCTCAACCAACAATTATATGTTCTCTGGTGGTTCTTCTTACACTCCTGCAGAATGGGATCAGCTGCTTGACGACATCGAAAATGCTCATCCTGTAACAGGAAGAGAAGAATACAGGAAAAACTGGAGAAAATTTATAGTAGCTGTAAACAGAGAAGTTCCCGTTATCCCTGTTTATTCAAACAATTACTTTGATCTTTTCACCGATAAGCTCGAAAACTTCCACTCCCATGCTTTGTGGAACTGGGCAAGAGCATTACCTAATGCTAACTGGAAAAAATAA
- a CDS encoding ABC transporter permease, giving the protein MANNSVSGSKSLFEILFPYLRYIFKRLISIIPVLIIMSIAIFILINLMPGDPILAMLDPEKTKAMTPEEKTLYIETMRKFLGYDKGPVERYFLWMGDTFRGEFGYSVKYNKPVNEFIGTYIGRSFKINIRGFLLAFLISIPLGITAAVKKNSFFDKTVTVFTIIGISLPSFFLALLLIMVFVIFMKILPFSGMSDPRGILPDWHYIILPVTVVVLTSLVGLTRYIRSAMIDILKSDYIRTARAKGLAEKVVIYRHAFQNALIPVVTLIGLYIPALFGGSIVVEKIFAYPGMGLLMNYAYGFKDRAVLQTVLLFFGLLTLLGNIFIDVGYMIVDPRIREGKV; this is encoded by the coding sequence ATGGCAAATAATAGTGTCAGCGGCTCAAAGTCGCTGTTTGAAATCCTTTTTCCCTATCTTCGATATATCTTCAAGCGTTTAATATCCATTATCCCCGTATTAATAATTATGTCGATTGCTATTTTTATACTTATCAATTTGATGCCGGGCGATCCGATATTGGCTATGCTTGACCCCGAAAAAACAAAGGCTATGACACCCGAAGAAAAAACTTTATATATTGAAACCATGAGGAAGTTTTTGGGATACGATAAAGGCCCTGTAGAAAGGTATTTTTTATGGATGGGAGATACTTTTAGAGGAGAGTTCGGTTATTCGGTAAAATACAATAAACCGGTAAACGAATTTATCGGAACTTACATAGGAAGATCTTTTAAAATAAATATAAGGGGCTTTCTTTTAGCCTTTTTAATTTCAATTCCTTTGGGAATTACGGCAGCCGTAAAAAAGAATAGTTTTTTTGATAAAACCGTAACGGTATTTACAATAATAGGAATATCTCTGCCTTCGTTTTTTTTGGCATTGCTTTTAATAATGGTATTCGTTATCTTTATGAAGATTTTACCCTTTTCAGGGATGTCGGATCCGCGAGGTATTTTGCCTGACTGGCATTATATAATACTGCCGGTTACGGTAGTTGTACTTACCTCACTTGTCGGCCTTACACGATACATAAGATCCGCTATGATAGACATCTTAAAATCCGATTATATAAGAACGGCAAGGGCAAAAGGTCTTGCAGAAAAGGTCGTTATATACAGACATGCTTTTCAAAATGCCCTAATACCGGTTGTAACCCTCATCGGTTTATACATCCCCGCTCTTTTCGGAGGTTCTATAGTTGTCGAAAAAATATTTGCCTATCCCGGAATGGGCTTATTGATGAATTACGCATACGGCTTTAAGGACAGAGCAGTATTACAGACTGTTCTCTTGTTCTTTGGACTTCTTACATTGTTGGGAAATATTTTTATCGATGTAGGATATATGATTGTAGATCCGAGAATTCGGGAAGGAAAGGTTTAA
- a CDS encoding ABC transporter permease: protein MAKEEDKNFSEKDEVILSPTQQIRIKFSNNRLAMIGFYMFITIVLLVIVTHFYTKFTGYDFAKTDPTLRNNPPSWAHPFGTDKYGRDTFMRVLEGGWISLQVGFLSTFMAITIGLTMGAIAGFFSGRVDNIIMRLIEILSSFPFLAIAYTISAIFRERPPEFRLYVIVVILGFLSWTGLARLIRGQILALREQEFIVATRALGIKRRNQILRHLVPNVLPTVVVSATLTFASSILSEAFLSFLNLSVTEPIPTWGALLSKASENSTSLRTFWWIWVFPGTMLFLFIMSINLVGEGLRDSIDPKAEYTTKKQRKEARARRKEEKALAKQAKQAVKEAAV, encoded by the coding sequence ATGGCTAAAGAAGAAGACAAAAATTTCAGCGAAAAAGATGAGGTTATTCTATCCCCGACACAACAAATAAGGATCAAATTCAGCAATAACAGACTGGCTATGATAGGCTTTTATATGTTTATCACAATAGTCCTTTTGGTTATTGTAACCCACTTTTACACCAAATTCACAGGCTATGACTTTGCAAAAACCGATCCTACATTGAGGAATAATCCCCCGTCTTGGGCTCATCCCTTCGGAACAGATAAATACGGACGCGACACATTTATGAGAGTTCTTGAAGGCGGATGGATTTCGTTACAAGTAGGTTTTTTATCCACATTTATGGCAATAACCATTGGTTTGACCATGGGTGCAATTGCAGGTTTTTTCAGCGGACGGGTTGATAATATTATTATGAGGCTTATAGAAATACTTTCCTCTTTCCCCTTTTTGGCGATTGCCTATACAATTTCCGCCATATTCAGAGAAAGACCTCCTGAGTTTAGGCTCTATGTAATAGTTGTAATTCTAGGTTTTTTAAGCTGGACAGGTTTAGCGAGGTTGATACGCGGCCAAATCTTAGCTTTACGGGAACAGGAATTTATTGTAGCTACAAGAGCGTTAGGTATCAAAAGAAGAAACCAAATTTTACGCCATCTTGTTCCTAACGTATTACCTACCGTAGTAGTATCGGCAACCCTTACCTTTGCTTCTTCAATATTGAGTGAAGCTTTCTTGTCGTTTTTGAACTTATCGGTAACCGAGCCTATCCCGACTTGGGGAGCTCTTTTATCGAAGGCGTCCGAAAACAGCACAAGCCTTCGAACCTTTTGGTGGATTTGGGTATTCCCCGGGACAATGCTCTTTTTGTTTATAATGAGTATAAATCTCGTAGGCGAAGGACTTAGAGATTCTATCGACCCGAAAGCCGAATATACCACAAAAAAACAGCGAAAAGAAGCCAGGGCCAGACGCAAAGAAGAAAAGGCTCTTGCAAAACAAGCTAAACAAGCGGTAAAGGAGGCGGCTGTATGA
- a CDS encoding ABC transporter ATP-binding protein, with protein sequence MKNPLLEVKNLHTYFFTNKGTVKAVQGVDFTIEAGKTLGIVGESGSGKSITAFSILNLLEYPGRIVQGEINFEGKNLVNFGKKEIRKIRGNDISMIFQEPMTSLNPVHRVGRQLSEPLILHQHMSKKEAWNAAIDLLREVKIPNPENVVYNYPFQLSGGMRQRVMIAMALACEPRLLIADEPTTALDVTIQAQIFKLMNDLKKKHNTAIMFITHDLGAIAELADDVAVMYTGEIVERAPVDVIFDRKTQFSHPYKEGLLESIPLLDEEVEYLAQIQGSVPHPLKLPKGCRFSTRCEYATDKCRNEKPELVEVEEGHLIRCFYPKSGGRHE encoded by the coding sequence ATGAAAAATCCCCTGCTTGAAGTTAAAAATTTGCATACATACTTTTTTACAAACAAGGGTACGGTAAAAGCCGTTCAAGGTGTAGATTTTACTATTGAAGCCGGTAAAACCTTAGGAATAGTAGGAGAATCAGGTTCCGGCAAGTCTATTACTGCATTCAGTATTCTCAATTTATTGGAATATCCCGGACGCATTGTTCAAGGCGAAATAAATTTTGAAGGAAAAAACCTTGTAAATTTCGGCAAAAAAGAAATAAGAAAGATAAGGGGTAACGACATATCCATGATATTTCAAGAACCCATGACCTCTCTTAACCCGGTTCACAGGGTAGGAAGGCAGCTCAGCGAGCCTTTAATCCTTCATCAGCATATGTCAAAAAAAGAAGCATGGAATGCGGCCATAGATCTTTTGCGGGAAGTAAAAATCCCCAATCCTGAAAACGTAGTTTACAACTACCCCTTCCAGCTTTCGGGAGGAATGAGGCAGCGCGTAATGATTGCCATGGCCTTGGCTTGCGAACCCCGCCTTTTGATAGCCGATGAGCCGACAACGGCCCTTGACGTTACGATACAAGCACAAATCTTTAAGTTGATGAACGATTTAAAGAAAAAGCACAACACCGCCATCATGTTTATAACCCATGACTTGGGAGCTATTGCAGAATTAGCCGATGATGTTGCCGTAATGTACACGGGCGAAATCGTTGAAAGAGCTCCCGTAGACGTTATCTTTGACCGAAAAACCCAATTCTCTCATCCCTACAAGGAAGGCTTACTTGAGTCAATCCCCCTCTTGGATGAAGAAGTAGAATATCTCGCTCAAATTCAAGGAAGTGTACCTCATCCTCTTAAACTTCCCAAGGGATGCAGATTTTCGACAAGGTGCGAGTATGCAACCGACAAATGCCGAAACGAAAAACCCGAATTGGTTGAAGTAGAAGAAGGGCACCTAATCAGATGTTTTTATCCGAAATCAGGAGGTAGACATGAGTAA